From the Triticum urartu cultivar G1812 chromosome 4, Tu2.1, whole genome shotgun sequence genome, the window AGCAGCTGCAGACGCGGCTGCCGTTCACGCGCACACGCTGGGGCACTAGGCGTGGGCATGGCGCGGGGGTGAGCGCGAGGTGAGCCTGGGCATGGCGAGGCGGCGGTGCCGCGGGGAAAACGAGGAGGGAGATGGGGTAGTGCTCACTTGGGAAAGCCgcaggagaggttggggaagtcAGAGGAGGCCGGGATGAGGCGGATCGAACGGCGGGGTTTCGGTGGCTGTAGAGGAAGGGGATGAAGCAGGCCGTGTCGGTAGTTCTCCTGGGCTTCGATCTGACGGCGAGGAAGATGAAGACGAAGCCTGCGGTGGTGCCGGACATCGCGGAACGAAGAACGGTGGCTGGTGGCCGTGTGCACGGCGACGGCGCAGCCGGA encodes:
- the LOC125551823 gene encoding uncharacterized protein LOC125551823, whose translation is MSGTTAGFVFIFLAVRSKPRRTTDTACFIPFLYSHRNPAVRSASSRPPLTSPTSPAAFPNPETVDTSVFDYSYASEDSFHSQSFQLAGADETVQMTQPSSRRSSMKILSFVLFRF